The DNA window GCCTTTGCGCCCCCAAAGATGGACCAGTTCCCGGTGGCCTAGTCGAGTTCCCAGGATGCTGTCAATTCtacaaaatattatttgagaAGCAAGAATAGAGGAAATGGAATATTcaagggaaggcagaaggaggTTGAATTTGCCATACCATGTCCAGCCACAGGAATGAAGTCAGAAGCTGGAGCTGCTCGTCCTGTTAAAAGAGATTCCTGTTCTAGACATATGGCTTGGTACCACATAGGTCCACCTCCATATTATTCTCTGTTCTATCCTCCATGGTACCCTCAAGGAACACTTGGAGCTAGAACATATGATGGAGCAGTGAAAAAAGCCACATGGCACTGAATACTTCCAGTTGAGGGAAGGTGTGGCTAGGCTGACACTGCAATATTTTCAATGGCTTACATACTGGTGGAGAGTTCAGGACCTCAGGACAGGCTACAAGGTGAGCCCTCTGGAATATGGCTTTGACTGTGGGCTTTCCTGCATTATATCCTTATCCTAAATTGTACCAACTCAGTCCTTTGAAGGCACCAGGAACATTCCTAATCTTAAAATGGTCCCTTGTTATTAGGGTCTTTGTGGCAGTtcggggggaggggaagggggaaggcaaGAGCTTCACTAGGTTATGGGGCCCAAGAAAGGGCTTCAGGGCTAAACACTCACCACATCCAAGATGGAGGACATGGTGAAGGAGATGTTGACATAGGTTGGGAAGCTGTAGTTGAGAACTGGACGAAAGTCCTTTCTCCCAATCACAGAGGCAAAGACAGTGGGGTCCACCCCTCGGTAGTCAAATCCCGAACAATTGATGGTAAAACCATGCCCCCTGCCTGTTTAGGATGAGCCAACTGTGAGATGTACAATAGAGATTCCATATTCTGTACATGATAGAGATGCTAGGAAGCAGGTTGTTGTTGAACCCACTCAGGGAATACTGGGGCAAGAATGGGAACCCCTTCTTCCTGTTCCCCAATCCAAATGACCAGAGAGTTAATGTCCTGGGGCAGGAAGTAAGGAAGTGATTGGTAGGGAAATGACTGATGTGGTGAGCTCAATTCTCAGTTCCACTGGGTTGCCGCCCCCATGCAAAACTTGCCCAAATCTGCATGCAAACTCAGCCCTGGGACCAGGGACAGCTCCTTCATTGACTTTTGGCCCAAGGACCCCAAATGGAACATTATCAGTTGTTACCCTCCCACATGTTCTTCCCAAATTTGCACTCCTTAGTTCAGCTCCCTGAACCTTCCCGTTTGGAGTAGCAGGATGACTGCCTCAGTCCCTTCCCTTTGACATTTTCATCTTTTAACAGGGATTTATGAGGTAGGGAGTGTGGAGAGGGAGAATGAACATGAGCCTCATGGCTTCTTATTCACGTAAGATGCCCAGGTGGCATGGCTGTCTTATTCATTCCCAGGTATGGGTCCCACAACCATCCAACAAGTGGCCATTGTTTGCATGACCAGGTCACAAAAGCTATGCTGGTTCTTGGGTCAGACACAGAGAAGTAGGGACTCTACTTTGTCCACCCACTCCCCCAAACCACCTCTGatccaatctttttttctttccccattttgctGAGGCCGTGTAGCACTACAACAGAAGAAGTAAGTGATGCCCTTTAAGGAAGGGGCTATTTAGCTTTTGCCTTGCATCTTTAGGACTTTGCATACCattggtgtttaataagtgtttgcttaAATCAAGCTCACTTCTTTCACACAAGGCGTTTGTCATTCTGGTATCTTTCCTGCACttaaaatcataagatcatagatttagagctggaagagaccctagagGTCACCTACCCAtccccttatttgacagatgaagaaagtgaaacccagagaagggaattgatttgcccaagatcaggCGAGGTAACCAGTGAAAGGGCTGACATTTGGACCAAGGTTTTCGGATTGGGGGTAATTTGTTGTAATTCAAAGAGTTGTAGGAGTCAGATAACTTGGTTCTGAATACTGGTTCTGCCACTTTGTAtctgaccttggatgagtcatttcACCTCATccgtgactcagtttccctctctgtaaaatgacttggacTAGAGGACCTCTAAGGCCCACAGTCCTATGATCTGAAGACCCTAAGCATCATAGAAGTATTACTGCTGAGGTCATTGGGCATGTGACTACTGTGGGGATAGAGGCATAGGCTATTCCTTCagttatcaataatcatttacATTGCCTTATGGAAACCACATTATAGAAAAATCAGAGGGCTCAGAGTTGGAGCCCTATTCAACAATCTCCAGTGACTGGAGACTGAGAGAGGGTACCAAGTTTTCCTCCAAGGccatccctcttcccccaccttacCTGGCAGTAGAAAgctgagaaagagacagatgagAAATCCCAGGGGCCAGTGCTGCATTCTGCTGTTCTCTCTCCTACTCTTTAGTGATTTGCCTGGAACCAGAGCTCCCTTAAACACCTGAGTTTGAAGGAGCACAGGCCACACCCCAAATCTCAGCTTTTAATATTCCTGGTGTCATGTGACCATTGGCTTGTCCCAATTCCCTGACAAGTCTTGGTGCCCAGAACGAACTTGGCCTTAGCCCAAATCTGGCAGCCTTTGAGACTCGAGGATGCTGGATGGGCATTCTCAGAGAGAGCCATTTCATTGGCTGAGGGGCAATCACAGCAGCAACCAAGGTCTCATCTTGAAGGGAAGAACTATTCTTCAGGTAGAAAACAGACAGTAACCAAAGAGGGATTGAGCAGTGGTCCCCAAGTGTATTGgctcgtggggcagctaggtggtgcggtggatagagcaccagccctggattcaggaggacctgagttcaaatccaactttagacacttaacacttattagctgtgtgaccctgggcaagtcatttaacccattaTCTTATTTACATGAATAAGTTGTTTTACCCCAATTGCCCATTATCTTATTTACATGAATAAGTTgttttaccccaattgcctcacctctcCACCCCTAAAAAAGTATATTAGTTTGCAGTTTGGGTATGTGAGTTTCAATGATAGAATCTTAAATTTTTCGGGGTCTTCCATTCCAACCTGCCATCCAATGCAACTATCCTTTCTACTGTGTTCCAGACAGGTAGCTATCGATCCTGGGCTTGAAAACTgccatttttttcaaatactgatcCTGCAGAAATAGCatctaggtgtgtgtgtgtgtgtgtgtgtgtgtgtgtgtgtgtgtgtgtgtgtgtgtgtgtgtgtgagagagagagagagagaaagagagagagagagagagagagagggagagagagggagagagagaaaggcagatagagacagagagacagggagaaagagacagagagaagcagatAGCAAAGGCCAGCCCAACCTGCTATACAGAACAGGTAAACAGGTAAATATCAGAAGTCTATATAATGGAACCCCCTTACAGCCACAGAAATGCCTTGATGTGGGGTAGGAGGTTGTGCCGCTGCTTGCCCTATCATGTCTGCAATGTTCTTAGGGAGTACAATCTCTAGGAAGAAAATATGGGACCAATCATCTGCTGCTGCACTAACAACATGATTGTCCTGTTTGGATGCTCCTAGAAACTGCCCCCACCATGAGTGCAGTTAtgtattcaatgaaaaagaatagGGAGCTTGGTTGTAAGATGCCACAGCTCAGGACAGGAATTATTTTCTACTCCTCTTCATTGGATGCACTTATATCTGTTTGGTTCTTATGTTCCATCTCCACCCACCCAAAAGAAAGGAGTTGAAGACCTACCTAGATTATAGGGGCTTGAATGCAGGTATGGCTCCAAAATGGTCATTGCTGCATGTTCTGAACTGGCATCTTGTGGGAGGATACAGAACAGAAAGATCTCTCCCCAACTGGGGAATGTATAACCCGGTGTGAAGGGGAAAGAACAATGGCCTCACGATATTGTCATGCTTTGTGAATGATAGCCTGGTGACTCTCCTAGATCAGAATGTTATCATCTCTTCAGAGGACATCTGGAGCTTTCTTTGGGACTTTATAGGGCACATGAGAAATGTACAAGAGGTCCTCTAGACCATGGACTGTATTAAAAGGCAGTGAAGAGTCAGTTCCACCAGATCTCTCCATCCTTTCTAACAGccactccaaatccagaaagggCTACAGAGACACCCATGCTCTGTCTTAGCAATTTGGACATGGATGCCATCGCATCCTTAGGAGCATCAGCATTTAGCAGCAACCTATTCAGACCAACTTCACCTTGACAGAGTCCTTTTCCTATCCTATGAAAGAAGAGAACTCTGGGTTAGGATGAGACTTTGATGTTTTTACAAGGGGATCCTAATGAGAGGGTCATTTATATACCTTTCATTCAGCTATAAACATTCCTTATTTGTGGCAATGGGGTCTGCCAGGAAAGAGGTCAGGTCCAGTGCAGTTAAGCTGGGCAGGTGAACTATGACCTTGGGGTTCAGGCTGGTCACTCTCTGGACTGCTTTATAGTACCCAATGGGTGTGGGAAGGTGGATAGCTGAGGTggaaagaagagatcaaagatGTAAAGGGGATTCTGTCCCAGACTGAGAAAATCCAAGTTTAGTATTAACTCACAGTGCCTCCCCTCCTATTAGGGGGTACCTCCACCTATCCCCCTGGTTGAGCTCTGATGGGAGGGATGTGTGGATGGATTCTGCAGATGCTTCTGGCCTATAGCCCTTACAGTCTCATTGGTAACTGAGGTAATCCTGTGTCGGTCAAGGGGATGTTGGAGAAGAAACCACTCTGTTCATTCTGGCAGAACAAGAACAATATAAACACAAAAAGCATTGTCCGGCAGGATTCAAGGTTGGAGAAATATGAAATACACTTCTCATGAGCCACTCCGAGTAGCTCTGGGGACAGAGGGGATGCCAAGCAGCTTGGACCAGCGGCTATGGCATGCTAAATCTGAACGGTCCAGCAGATGGCGCTCAAAGCTTGAGCGATACCCGAGGATTTCCAATTGGGCAGGTGCCTGCCCCAGCCTTTCCCAAGGCCCCTGGGTTCTATGTTTAAAGCCCAGGGGAAAAGACTGTTTCCCCAAATAATTCCCAACCTTTTGGCTCACGTGCCCTCACCCCTTGAAGTTCCAGGCTGACTTTTCTACTCAGCCTAACTCCAAAGAACTCACTCTCTTGGCATAGAAGCCAAATGTGTAGAGTATAAGAAAATCAAAAGCAAATTGCAAtaaatcaataaccatttattaagcatctactatgtgacagacattaCGTTAAGTgttggggaaacaaaaagaagcaaaagacagcccctgccctaaGCATGGGTTAAGCATGCTATTCCTAGTAAAGTCTGAATTTCCAAATTCAAAGTTCCACCCTTTCATCCTGCATTTAgcctcttaatttaattttttttgtggggcaatgagggttaagtgacttgcccagggtcacacagctagtgtcaagtgtctgaggtcacatttgaactcaggtcttcctgaatccagggctggtgctttatccactgcaccacctagctgcctcaggtacCTTTATTTTTGAATTGTTATTCatgtcttttgcttttacatcatcttcatttcctaaTGGGTTTCTCTCCTTGCCCCTCCCAGAGGGCCATCCCttagaataaaggagaaaaagaaaaaaaaagaagaaaaaccctaacagctagtatttatatagcacacaTTATGCaccaggtactttacaaatagtgcctcattttatcttcacaagcctgggaggtaggtgctattgtcccCAGTTTATAGTTTAAGGAAACATAGTTTGTTTCTAGCttattgctatgaatattttggtatgcaTAGTtctttcaagaaagaaagaaaaggaggaaccTTTTTTTGCAgttgctagatcaaagggcacACTTTAGTTGCTTTCCTCACATAATTCTAAGTTGTTTTATAGAAGTGGTTGGCCCAATGTACAGTTCCACTAATGATGTGTGaatgtatctatttttttctttctttttaaatttttttttttggtgaggcaattggggttaagtgacttgcctagggtcacacagctagtaagtgttaagtgtctgaggtcagatttgaactcaggtcctcctgactccagggctggtgctctattcactgtgtcacctagctgccccaatgtgtcTATTTCTTGAATTTCTCTATCTTTGCCACCTTCATGAAGATGCTACTTTGATAAGAAAAAACATTTTCCGAGAGCTCTTCATGCTAATAGTTAGACAGTCTTCACTGACTGGGAAAATACACAACTGGAGCTAACTCTGTGGTCTTTGGGGATCTCTGGCTCACACAGATTGGGAGTCAATGTCCAGAGAGGTTTCTACCTTGTTAGAGAGATTCTCCatgaaggatttatggaaggatAATGACAAGAATTATGCAGGATGAAGAGAAATTGATGGGCCAGAATTTGTATCAGAGCACATGACCACATTAATTAGGCCACAGATTGATTCACATTGAAGAAAcaatttttagaaatttaaaaaagaagcaataccagggcagctaggtggcacagtagatagagtaccggccctggaatcaggagtacctgagttcaaatccggcctcagacacttaacacttactagctgtgtgaccctgggcaagtcacttaaccccaattgcctcacaaaaaaaaaataaaataaaataaaaaagaagcaatacCACAGGATCCCATTTCTTATCCCTGCTTCAGTATAAGAAGCAACTATATTGCTTAACATCTGTGGGGCAATTTATTTAAAATCAGTTTTTACAATTAAAATTCGATTTTTAACTCAGAACTAGATGgtatgagtctttttttttttggactcagTTGATCTGTATCTGTCTGGAATAATTGAGCTTTGACTGGATGTAAGAATTGTCTTTACCAGTAATATAATATCCCAAGGAGCAAATACTCCCTGCAAAGGGACTAATTAGGCCAATTCAATTACAGGGCAGCCGAGGCTTGGGGCTGAGCTGAATCACTGGGCTGAAGGAAACCAGAGGAAGTCAGAAGAAAGGACACTGGCGGAGATGGGGTGGAGCCAAAGCTGGctggaaggaagggatggagttGTGTTCCCTGCAGCAGGGATATGGGAGGATGATGGAGCTCAGGTAAGGGGATGAGTTCTGGCAGTCTGCAAAGTAGGGGAGAGTTGAAAGCTGGTTGGCATGTGCTGGTGGGGCCGGGGGCATATTTCTAGTTGACCCAGAGGACAATGACTGTGATGAGAGAGGAAGTCATGAATATCAAGTAGATCCAGAAGAGCAGAGTATCTAGAACAAGGCTGAATTTCACCCAAATGTCAACTTTCTGCTGATGTTCCAGCTCTGCCCAGGTGGAGTGTGATTCTCCATTCAGCCAAGCCTTAGCTGGGCCTGCCATCACCCCCTGCTCCTTCAGGCCTGTAGAGGAGATGAGGACTGAGTCCAGCATTGGAATGGACACCCCTGGGAATGGGGAAGTTTGGAACAAGGGAGGCAGGGGTGGTGCTGACAGCACTCACCAGGTAGGTGGATGGGGTTGGGCTCAGGGCTCCCATTCTCCTTTTGGGACTTCTTGTTGTAGCAGCCTCCGAGATAGCGCAGCAGCAGTGACTGGAGCCAGGGGGGCATGGCTGGGGGCTCGGTAGCAATCAGATTCAGGAGGTAGGTGAGGAAGACAGCCTCTAGCAGGCTGAGCACCATCAGGGACAGGCACAGAGCAAAGTACACACCTGAGGGTCGTATGGGGAGGGGGCTCAGTAAGGAAGGGTTAGAGGCGCCCCCACCTCCTCCTGCAGCCTCTTTCCCCAACCCCAATCCTGGATAGTACTGGGAAATCCCTGGGAAAGCCCAGGATCCCTGGCCCCCAGGCCCTcccacttctctcctcccctcccttcctctccacaaTGGAGGGAGCCATACTGATGAGTGGGGTGCCACTGGCTGGCAGTAAATCATTCATCATGAGCAAGAAGACAGTATATCCCAGGAGCAAGATCATCTTGAAAGGAGCCCGGTTGCCACTCTCAATTGGCAGGAAGAAGCTCAGGGCATCGATTGCTATCAGAAATCCACTGGGCACCAGAAGATTTATGACATAGAGTCTGGGTCGGCGCTGGATGGCCAcctggaaaaggagagggagaaggaggaaatggggaatgaagAGGAAGCTGCTTGACATGAAGAATGATGAGACCACCCTCCTCTTTGACCAGAACTCAATGAGGATATTGTTGGGATATAAATTGAATGAGATACAACATATGGCTAGTCCCCAGAAGTTGCCTTCGGATGCCCAAGGGACTTAGGCTGTGCACAGTGGACCTTGGGGAGGGGATAAAGTTTAGTGCCCTAGGGTAAGGCAGTGTTGAGATGCCTTTGGTGGGAGGGGAATCTGGTCCTAGGCATGAAGCTGTAAGAAACGCTGACTGAAAGTTTCTGGGACTTAAGGGGCtgattagactgtaaattccttgaggacaggacggtttcccttttgtttctgtatcctcagcacctagcacggtgcctggtgcatagtaattgcttaatatatgcttgtggATCGATTGAAGAGGTACAGGTTTGGTGAAGATTGGTGAAGATTTCTGGCAAGGGTGGGACTTGGGTATTTGTAAGGTGGCAAAGTTGAATCCTCACATAGAACATGAGCTGGTCATAAAAGCTGGATCCCACTGCCAACTTTGGGGATGCTTTGTTGATGGACAGCAACTTCCACTCCCCTTGGGACTGGACGAGATGGCGCGAAGTGTCTGTTATCTCCCACACTTCCTTGTCAATGCCCAACAACATGTCGTTCACTGCAGAAGAGATCCAACTCATTCAGTTTCTCACATCACCACTTCCCTGTGGCCTagcttctcccttcttttctctcctcaagcAGGAAACTTGACAAACCTTTTACCTTCTTTGTTCTCCCTCCATCTAAACCTCTCCACCGACCCATCCAATCTGTTCAACCTTTGCGTAGGGTTTTGTCACTggaatttttcaaattaaattttgggtttttttaatgaacaaactTGATGTTTGGTTAaccactttctcttcctcctactgCCTCCCaaaaacacacaaagaaagcaagaaaaacaacccATACAATAAATATGAATAGCCAAGCTAAAGAAATTcacacattggtcatgtccaaaaaagtGGGTCTCAATCTGCACCTCGAATCCATTACTTCTTGGTCAAGAGCATTTGTCATCAACTTTGTCCAAAATACCCCTTGCTGCTTACCACTCCCCATATATAAAATCTTTGGGGGCAAGTACTATCTTTgttcttatatttgtatctccagcacttagcatagtgcttggcaaataGATAGTGCTTAATGAATcccttttcatccatccatctatccatccatccatccatctatccatccatccatccatccatccatccatccatccatccatccatccatccatccatccatccatccatccatccatccatccatccatctatccctccatctgtccatccatccatttcctCTCAATTCCTCCATAGGTCACCTTGATTCAAATGGCCATTTCAACTCTAGCTCACCTGTGTAGAGGAAAGAGCTGAAGGTCAGAGTGCAGTTCTGCTGGTCAAAGGGGAAGTAGAAGATGTCCAGGTTACAGATGCTGGTCACCCTCATTGGTTTCTTGTACTTGATGTGACCTTTACTGTTCACATAGGCAACGAGGTTCGATGGAGTCTGGTCAATGTCCATGCTGAATGGATAAAGTAGCTAGTGGAGGTTTCTTCTCTTTGCCCCTCCAATTCCTCTGATGGATGCCAACTAATCCCACACCTTTGGTTCCTATCTCTGCCAATGACTCTCCCTTATCTCCCTAACACTTAACTATTCTAGGCTAGGTTTTGTGGAAGTAAGCTCACCATGAGTTAGCCTCTTACGTATGTCTAGGGTCTCATCACTGTCCCAATATGTTGGTTTTTTCCCTGGCCTTATGCAAGACTCTTTGCCTGGGGATAGTTTCCTTCTTGTTTGTCCCAGCTCTGGTACTCACAACTCTACAATGAAGATGTCTGGAAGCCAGAGGTTCTCAGCTGCCACAGTGAGCTCCGTGATTCCTCCACACTCCTCTGGGTTCCAGCTGATGAATGGATTG is part of the Dromiciops gliroides isolate mDroGli1 chromosome 4, mDroGli1.pri, whole genome shotgun sequence genome and encodes:
- the LOC122725763 gene encoding 5-hydroxytryptamine receptor 3C-like gives rise to the protein MEGGWPHQQGWLLCLILSLLLQGSPAFTQSSNTFTINCSGFDVHGLNHIAFQAVFDRKAFRPVININVPTKVNISFTLSAILEVNAQIQLLTSFIWLELFWYNPFISWNPEECGGITELTVAAENLWLPDIFIVEFMDIDQTPSNLVAYVNSKGHIKYKKPMRVTSICNLDIFYFPFDQQNCTLTFSSFLYTVNDMLLGIDKEVWEITDTSRHLVQSQGEWKLLSINKASPKLAVGSSFYDQLMFYVAIQRRPRLYVINLLVPSGFLIAIDALSFFLPIESGNRAPFKMILLLGYTVFLLMMNDLLPASGTPLISVYFALCLSLMVLSLLEAVFLTYLLNLIATEPPAMPPWLQSLLLRYLGGCYNKKSQKENGSPEPNPIHLPGLKEQGVMAGPAKAWLNGESHSTWAELEHQQKVDIWVKFSLVLDTLLFWIYLIFMTSSLITVIVLWVN